The Populus nigra chromosome 4, ddPopNigr1.1, whole genome shotgun sequence genome contains the following window.
TTTGGTAGTTCGGTGAAGGTGATTGGAAACACTGGAAGTAACTCTACAAGGGAGGCGATTCATGCCACAGAGCAAGGTTTTGCAGTTGGAATGCATGCTGCTCTTCACATCAATCCTTACTACGGCAAAACCTCCGTGGAGGGGATGGTTTCTCATTTTGACTGTGTGCTACCTATGGGTCCCACTATCATATACAATGTGCCATCCAGAACTGGCCAAGATATTCCCCCACGTGTCATTCATACTCTAGCACAGAGTCCAAACCTGGCAGGAGTCAAGGAATGTGTTGGTAATGATCGGGTTGAACAATATACAGATAAAGGAATTGTGGTGTGGAGTGGGAATGATGATCAATGCCATGATGCTAGGTGGAACCATGGGGCTACTGGAGTGATTTCTGTTACTAGCAACTTGCTTCCAGGCTTGATGCGGAAACTCATGTTTGAGGGGAAGAATACTGAACTAAATTCAAAACTCCTGCCGCTTATTGACTGGTTATTTCAGGAGCCAAACCCCATTGCATTAAACACAGCTCTCGCTCAGCTTGGGGTTGTAAGGCCAGTTTTCAGGCTGCCATATGTGCCTCTTCCTCTGGCTAAGAGGATAGAATTTGTGAATTTGGTGAAGAAAATTGGCCGGGAGAATTTTGTAGGAGAAAAAAACGTTCAGGTTCTTGATGACGATGACTTCATCTTGATAAGTCGGTATTAGACAGTATGTCTTGCTGAGACTTCTTGTGTGGGCTCGCCAATTACTAGTTCACATTTTTTGTGCGTTTCCATTTCACTTTAGTTACACATAAGCTTCGTGATGTGGTGTTAGGATATGGCAGAAGGCAGAAGGCAGAAGGCAGAATGCAGAAGGCAGGAGGCAGATGAAGATGCCTGTCTTACGCACTATTGCGTTTGCTTGCCTGTAAGTGCTGGAAATGGTTCGTTTGCTAGTTGCGTTGGCTATTCGTACCTGTTTTGGAGTTCTATGCTGAACTGTTTCTAGAAGATGGTGTTATTAGAATTAggtaatgatttatttttaaagtgttttttgtttgaaaaattattataataatattttttttatttttaaaattttatttttgggatgattgtattaaaattatctaaaaatatataaaaaaataataattttaaatacaaaaataaatttaaattttgattaaaaaaatataaaatttactcTCAAATACCTTCAAAAAGAGTGTGTTAGATGGAAGGTTTTGGCTGAGTCATGAATGTGttgatttgaatatattttgcAATCCGTTTCCAACCCAA
Protein-coding sequences here:
- the LOC133692353 gene encoding 4-hydroxy-tetrahydrodipicolinate synthase, chloroplastic-like gives rise to the protein MAAMMSYSVCLRECTLQFPRPNCGDNYKRRGGKWRSPQAAVIPDLHLPMRSFEVKNRTSAEDIKSLRLITAIKTPYLPDGRFDLEAYDALVNMQIVNGAEGVIVGGTTGEGQLMSWDEHIMLIGHTVNCFGSSVKVIGNTGSNSTREAIHATEQGFAVGMHAALHINPYYGKTSVEGMVSHFDCVLPMGPTIIYNVPSRTGQDIPPRVIHTLAQSPNLAGVKECVGNDRVEQYTDKGIVVWSGNDDQCHDARWNHGATGVISVTSNLLPGLMRKLMFEGKNTELNSKLLPLIDWLFQEPNPIALNTALAQLGVVRPVFRLPYVPLPLAKRIEFVNLVKKIGRENFVGEKNVQVLDDDDFILISRY